A region from the Brassica napus cultivar Da-Ae chromosome C8, Da-Ae, whole genome shotgun sequence genome encodes:
- the LOC106412698 gene encoding uncharacterized protein LOC106412698 — translation MLQQLLQGQQLQGKALNQVTTEINTRMNHMFGDLSTKYDNVASHMRQMDIQIAQTAESVKRQQGTLPGKTDKNPKECNAVQLRSGKQLSEPEKRRFTTAEKGKQKESEQLPADTPSVERNTEPAVGISSPGPEQPAEAVRPIPEVVPPREYIPKVPYPVPAKATRMDREEMKCRKMLEDLTVRLPLIDAIQMMPSMRSFMKGLISGKISEESEFMTVSKECSAVLQNRQIKKRGDPDKFVLSIQIGKTVFACSLVDLGSSVNLMPYYVARRLGYTHFKPTKMSLVFVDRLVKSPVGILEDLQVKVGNTSVLADFVVLELEEESKDPLILGRPFLCTVGAIIDVRQGKIDLNLGDIVIQFEMDELLKEPMLEG, via the coding sequence ATGTTGCAGCAGCTGCTCCAAGGACAACAACTCCAAGGGAAAGCTCTGAACCAGGTTACTACCGAGATCAATACCAGAATGAACCATATGTTCGGAGATTTGAGCACCAAGTACGATAATGTCGCGAGCCATATGAGACAGATGGACATTCAGATAGCTCAGACTGCTGAGAGCGTCAAGAGGCAGCAAGGTACTCTACCTGGTAAAACAGATAAAAATCCTAAGGAGTGCAATGCAGTTCAACTGAGGAGCGGAAAACAACTTTCTGAGCCAGAGAAGAGGAGGTTCACCACGGCTGAGAAAGGGAAGCAGAAAGAGTCAGAACAACTACCAGCCGATACCCCGTCAGTTGAGAGGAATACAGAACCAGCAGTTGGAATAAGTTCACCAGGGCCAGAACAACCAGCTGAAGCTGTTCGCCCGATCCCAGAGGTTGTTCCTCCTCGCGAATACATTCCTAAAGTCCCTTACCCTGTTCCAGCAAAGGCCACTCGTATGGACAGAGAGGAGATGAAGTGCAGGAAGATGCTGGAGGACCTAACCGTCCGACTCCCCTTGATTGATGCGATCCAGATGATGCCCTCCATGCGCAGCTTTATGAAGGGATTGATCTCAGGAAAAATATCAGAGGAGAGCGAATTCATGACAGTTTCCAAGGAGTGCAGCGCAGTGCTTCAGAACAGGCAGATAAAGAAGCGAGGAGACCCCGACAAGTTCGTCCTCTCTATCCAGATTGGGAAGACAGTTTTTGCATGCTCCTTGGTTGATCTTGGATCCAGCGTGAACCTCATGCCTTACTATGTAGCACGACGTCTAGGATACACACATTTCAAACCAACTAAGATGTCCTTAGTGTTCGTGGATAGATTAGTCAAATCCCCAGTTGGTATACTAGAGGATCTCCAAGTAAAAGTCGGAAACACCTCTGTTCTTGCAGACTTCGTTgttctggagctggaagaagAGTCTAAGGATCCTCTCATCTTGGGAAGACCATTCCTATGTACTGTTGGAGCCATCATTGATGTGCGACAAGGGAAGATTGATCTGAATCTTGGGGACATAGTCATTCAATTCGAGATGGATGAGCTACTAAAAGAGCCGATGTTAGAAGGGTAG